The Arthrobacter sp. PM3 genome contains the following window.
GGTCGTCGAGCCAGATCGAAACGCCGGCGTCGGAGAGCTGCTGGGTGGGGGTAGTCATGTCATAACTCCTGGAAATGAGGGGTTCCGGGGGCACGAGGCCCCCGGAACCGGGGTGTGGGTCAGTTGGTGACGGCGGCGAGGGAGTCCTTCGCGGCGGCGGTGACGGCTTCGGCGGTGATGCCGAATTCCTGGAAGAGGCGCTTGTAGTCCGCGGACGCGCCGAAGTGTTCCAGGGAGATGGTGCGGCCGTGGTCGCCGACGAACTCGCGCCAGCCCAGGGCGAGGCCTGCCTCGACCGAGACGCGGGCCTTCACGTAGGAGGGGAGGACGGACTCGCGGTAGGCCTCGTCCTGCTTGGTGAACCATTCCACGCACGGCATGGACACGACCCGGGTGGGGATGCCTTCGGCCTGCAGGGCCTCCCGTGCCGCGACGGCGAGCTGGACTTCGGAGCCGGTGCCGATCAGGATGACCTGCGCGTCCACGGTCGCCCCGTCGCGGGAGGCTTCGGCCAGGACGTAGCCGCCGCGTGCGANNNNNNNNNNNNNNNNNNNNNNNNNNNNNNNNNNNNNNNNNNNNNNNNNNNNNNN
Protein-coding sequences here:
- a CDS encoding transketolase-like TK C-terminal-containing protein, with translation ARGGYVLAEASRDGATVDAQVILIGTGSEVQLAVAAREALQAEGIPTRVVSMPCVEWFTKQDEAYRESVLPSYVKARVSVEAGLALGWREFVGDHGRTISLEHFGASADYKRLFQEFGITAEAVTAAAKDSLAAVTN